One part of the Thermoanaerobacterium sp. CMT5567-10 genome encodes these proteins:
- a CDS encoding AAA family ATPase yields the protein MLENNQFIRQIELDRKRVESFEKYPFSLPVIRGLSILDLHPKVTFIVGENGTGKSTILEAIAVACGFNPEGGSRNFHFSSRASHSELYNYIRIIKGIRRPKDGFFLRAESFYNLATAIEELDKSGRGARIIDSYGGHSLHEQSHGESFFAVFMNRFRGNWLYILDEPEAALSPTRQMSMISRIHQLVRKDSQFIIATHSPVLMAYPDAIIYEIKEGIKVVKYEETEHYQIMRSFLNNTQKMLNILMK from the coding sequence ATGTTAGAGAATAACCAATTTATAAGGCAAATAGAACTTGACAGAAAAAGGGTGGAATCTTTTGAAAAATATCCATTCTCTCTGCCAGTTATTCGGGGATTATCAATTCTTGACCTGCACCCTAAAGTGACATTTATTGTGGGAGAGAATGGAACAGGAAAGTCAACCATTTTAGAGGCTATCGCTGTAGCCTGCGGGTTTAATCCTGAAGGTGGGAGCAGGAATTTCCACTTTTCATCAAGAGCGTCTCATTCTGAATTATATAATTATATCAGGATAATTAAAGGAATCAGAAGACCTAAAGACGGGTTTTTTCTGCGTGCAGAAAGTTTTTACAACCTTGCAACCGCAATTGAAGAACTGGATAAAAGCGGGAGAGGTGCAAGAATTATTGACTCGTATGGTGGACATTCACTTCATGAGCAGTCCCACGGAGAATCCTTTTTTGCCGTATTTATGAACAGGTTTAGGGGAAACTGGCTTTACATATTAGATGAGCCTGAGGCAGCATTGTCACCTACAAGGCAAATGTCGATGATTAGCAGGATTCATCAGTTGGTTAGGAAGGACTCCCAGTTTATAATAGCAACACATTCCCCTGTTTTAATGGCATATCCAGATGCAATTATATATGAAATAAAAGAAGGTATTAAAGTGGTCAAATATGAAGAAACGGAACATTACCAGATAATGAGAAGTTTCTTAAACAATACGCAGAAGATGTTAAACATACTTATGAAATAG
- a CDS encoding ABC-2 transporter permease has product MGYKVFNLILKDILIQKRTFLLGIVYILIMILSFQQSGSPMFSASVTAFSYIMVQSACAYDDKNKSDILLNSLPLNRNTIVIARYISTFIFAAIAVVYYILLTGIIKILELPFKVYPVSLEGIIGTLFALILVSGIYFPIFFKVGYIKSKIVNFVLFFGVFIGGGILLPELIENKNKAFIQGAIQFLSNQSDMQIAVEIFAIMILLLIISYVFSLKFYRKREF; this is encoded by the coding sequence GTGGGGTACAAAGTGTTTAATCTAATTCTAAAAGATATATTAATACAAAAAAGGACTTTCCTTTTGGGGATAGTCTATATATTGATTATGATATTGTCTTTTCAACAATCTGGAAGTCCTATGTTTTCAGCAAGTGTTACTGCGTTTTCATATATTATGGTTCAGTCGGCCTGTGCTTATGATGACAAAAATAAATCAGATATTCTATTAAACAGCCTGCCGTTAAACAGAAATACTATAGTAATTGCAAGATATATTTCAACATTTATTTTTGCAGCAATTGCGGTTGTATATTATATTTTACTCACAGGTATCATAAAAATATTGGAACTGCCTTTTAAAGTATATCCTGTATCGCTTGAAGGCATTATAGGAACTCTATTTGCTTTAATTTTAGTTAGTGGGATATATTTTCCTATATTTTTTAAAGTGGGATACATAAAATCTAAAATTGTTAATTTTGTTTTATTTTTTGGGGTATTCATTGGAGGCGGAATACTTTTGCCTGAATTGATAGAAAATAAAAACAAAGCATTTATTCAAGGGGCTATTCAGTTTTTAAGCAACCAATCGGATATGCAGATAGCAGTTGAAATATTTGCTATAATGATTTTGTTACTTATTATCTCATATGTGTTTTCTTTGAAATTCTATCGAAAAAGGGAGTTCTAA
- a CDS encoding 4Fe-4S binding protein, whose product MYSEVDRLGKFKIPIYMLLIFICISIGLWIWSDNVFYLFNFMYIGIIVSLGIFLLIKKYKYSRQVVQFGVGLYMLVYLGLICRENMQIEGFWYYLFMGVFQAAVIHYAVAKIIGPLLFGRGWCGYACWTAAVLDLLPYRMPENPRIKKLSFIRYIMFSGSILFVGVLFLLNNPGIEVVMFWSFIAGNIIYYAVGIIMALILKDNRAFCKYICPITVFLKPASYFSLLRVKADSKKCISCGKCKRVCPMNVDILDSKRSRENGTECILCMECVKSCPKGAVYF is encoded by the coding sequence ATGTACAGTGAGGTGGACAGGTTGGGGAAATTTAAAATACCGATATATATGCTTCTGATATTTATTTGCATATCAATTGGGCTGTGGATTTGGTCTGATAATGTTTTCTATCTCTTCAATTTCATGTATATAGGCATCATTGTGTCTTTAGGTATCTTCTTGCTAATAAAAAAATACAAATATTCAAGACAGGTTGTGCAGTTTGGCGTGGGATTATATATGCTTGTCTATCTTGGGCTTATATGCCGTGAGAATATGCAGATTGAAGGTTTCTGGTACTACTTGTTCATGGGGGTATTTCAAGCAGCAGTAATACATTATGCTGTAGCCAAAATTATTGGCCCGCTGTTATTTGGAAGAGGATGGTGCGGATATGCCTGCTGGACGGCTGCAGTTTTAGATTTGCTGCCTTACAGGATGCCTGAAAATCCACGCATAAAAAAACTTTCCTTTATACGGTATATCATGTTTTCAGGTTCTATACTATTTGTAGGCGTTTTGTTTCTATTAAATAATCCTGGCATTGAAGTTGTAATGTTTTGGAGTTTTATTGCTGGGAATATCATATACTATGCAGTTGGAATAATAATGGCTTTAATACTGAAAGACAACAGGGCGTTTTGTAAATACATATGTCCTATAACCGTATTTTTAAAACCAGCAAGTTATTTTTCACTGCTCAGGGTAAAAGCAGACAGCAAAAAGTGTATTTCTTGCGGAAAATGCAAAAGAGTATGTCCCATGAATGTAGATATTTTAGACAGCAAAAGAAGCAGGGAAAATGGAACAGAGTGCATTTTATGCATGGAATGTGTGAAAAGTTGTCCTAAAGGCGCTGTTTACTTTTAA
- a CDS encoding ABC transporter ATP-binding protein — MAPVLEVKNLKKKFKDFTLKNINFTLEKGYIMGFIGPNGAGKSTTIKLIMNLLKKDDGEIKIFGLDNIKHEKEVKNRIGFVFDENYFYEELTVMEMKRVIAPFYKNWNDSLFNKYIKEFYLPSKKKIKELSKGMKMKFSIAVALSHDAELLIMDEPTSGLDPIIRSELLDILTLLIQDENKSVFFSTHITSDLDKIADYITFINNGSIVFSCPKDDILEKHGLVKGPKEILNADVRKYFIGIKENQFGFEGLTENRQQVKRMLRDRIIIDKPSLDDIMLYYASGVQSV, encoded by the coding sequence ATGGCACCTGTTTTAGAAGTAAAGAATTTAAAAAAGAAGTTTAAAGATTTTACTTTAAAAAATATAAATTTTACTTTGGAAAAAGGATATATTATGGGTTTTATTGGCCCAAATGGGGCAGGAAAGAGTACAACCATAAAACTTATTATGAATTTGCTTAAAAAAGATGATGGGGAAATTAAAATATTTGGACTGGATAATATTAAGCATGAGAAAGAAGTGAAAAACAGAATCGGATTTGTATTTGATGAAAACTATTTTTATGAAGAACTAACTGTTATGGAAATGAAAAGAGTAATAGCCCCTTTCTACAAAAACTGGAATGATAGTTTATTCAATAAATACATTAAGGAGTTTTACCTGCCTTCTAAAAAAAAGATAAAGGAATTATCCAAAGGAATGAAAATGAAATTTTCCATTGCCGTTGCATTATCGCATGATGCAGAGTTGCTAATAATGGATGAGCCAACTTCAGGGCTTGACCCCATTATACGGAGTGAACTGTTGGATATACTAACCTTGCTTATACAAGATGAAAATAAGAGCGTATTTTTCTCAACCCATATTACATCCGACCTGGATAAGATAGCGGATTACATAACATTTATCAACAATGGAAGTATTGTGTTTTCTTGTCCCAAAGATGATATCCTTGAAAAGCACGGATTGGTCAAAGGACCAAAAGAAATACTTAATGCCGATGTAAGGAAGTATTTTATTGGAATAAAAGAAAACCAGTTTGGATTTGAGGGACTTACAGAAAACAGGCAGCAGGTAAAAAGGATGCTAAGAGACAGGATTATTATTGATAAACCGTCTCTTGATGATATAATGCTCTATTATGCAAGTGGGGTACAAAGTGTTTAA
- a CDS encoding TnsD family Tn7-like transposition protein — MYHYNAITGFESLVNYSKGASGNDYNKRDIYRNEWLSLLKNNPGKGKTELRQMDKVLFTWLYRNDREWLNNNSPAKKRVNNGYIRVDWDSRDKEILPKVEGVVKDMLNSKEKPERISISRIGGKLGIRALLEKHLDKLPRTRAYLDSVKESDKDFRIRRIKWAIQELEKEGQELKEWRILRKAGIRKEYVNSIIDDIKISLIKFNQF, encoded by the coding sequence ATATATCACTATAACGCTATTACAGGCTTTGAAAGTTTAGTCAATTATTCTAAAGGGGCTTCTGGTAATGATTACAATAAAAGGGATATCTATAGAAATGAATGGTTAAGTTTACTAAAGAATAATCCAGGCAAAGGGAAAACAGAATTGCGCCAAATGGATAAGGTTTTATTTACATGGCTCTACAGAAACGACAGGGAATGGCTAAACAACAACTCTCCTGCTAAAAAGAGAGTAAACAATGGGTATATTCGAGTAGACTGGGATAGTAGAGATAAAGAGATACTACCCAAGGTGGAAGGCGTAGTAAAAGACATGTTAAACTCAAAAGAGAAGCCTGAGCGAATTAGCATAAGTAGGATAGGGGGCAAACTAGGAATTAGGGCTTTATTGGAAAAGCATTTGGACAAACTTCCGAGAACGAGGGCTTACTTAGATTCTGTTAAAGAAAGCGATAAAGATTTCAGGATTAGACGGATAAAGTGGGCTATCCAAGAGTTAGAAAAAGAGGGACAAGAGTTGAAAGAATGGAGAATACTTAGGAAGGCTGGAATTAGGAAGGAGTATGTTAATAGTATTATTGATGATATAAAAATAAGTTTGATAAAATTCAACCAGTTCTAA
- a CDS encoding helix-turn-helix transcriptional regulator, with translation MKNRLEEFRKLHGLTQEELAEKLKVSRQTIGSLENGRYNPSILLAFRIANLFGVSIEEIFIYEEENDDEK, from the coding sequence TTGAAAAACAGGCTTGAAGAATTCAGAAAACTGCATGGACTGACTCAAGAGGAACTTGCTGAAAAACTTAAAGTTTCAAGACAGACCATCGGTTCACTTGAAAACGGAAGGTATAATCCGTCAATATTACTGGCATTTAGAATTGCCAATTTATTTGGTGTTTCTATTGAAGAAATTTTTATATATGAGGAGGAAAATGATGATGAAAAATAA
- a CDS encoding DUF2178 domain-containing protein, with product MKNKSLNYCMLALIGMILFLIGVILMKNNAEKYIYGLFMGLGLGIFIIFGRKAEGWAVEKKYPDIKRHIEIEINDERNTIIRDKAGSKTNQIMNYLLLILTIIFNFMDVSLYVVLSMVALIITQGVLFIIFSNQYEQKL from the coding sequence ATGAAAAATAAATCATTGAATTACTGTATGTTGGCATTAATAGGAATGATACTGTTTTTAATTGGAGTAATTTTGATGAAAAATAATGCAGAAAAATATATTTATGGATTGTTTATGGGTTTAGGGCTTGGAATCTTTATAATTTTTGGCCGAAAAGCAGAAGGGTGGGCTGTAGAGAAAAAATATCCTGATATAAAGCGACACATAGAAATTGAAATAAATGATGAAAGAAATACAATTATAAGGGACAAAGCAGGTTCTAAAACGAATCAGATAATGAATTATCTTTTGCTAATTTTAACAATTATCTTTAATTTTATGGATGTTAGTTTGTATGTTGTTCTTTCAATGGTTGCTTTAATAATAACTCAGGGAGTTTTATTTATCATATTTTCAAATCAGTATGAACAAAAACTGTAA
- a CDS encoding GntR family transcriptional regulator, whose amino-acid sequence MNIIISNSSQEPIYEQIVKQIKNMIIRGELAENEMLPSIRSLAKDLQISVITTKKAYEELENDGYIVTVQGKGSFVAAQNKELLKEMRLKIVEEKLAEAVDAGRSIELSLEEMQKMLKILYEEV is encoded by the coding sequence ATGAATATTATTATTTCTAACTCTTCACAGGAGCCGATTTATGAACAGATTGTCAAACAGATTAAAAATATGATTATCAGAGGAGAACTTGCAGAGAATGAGATGCTTCCTTCTATACGGAGTCTGGCCAAAGACCTGCAGATAAGTGTCATTACCACAAAAAAAGCATATGAAGAATTGGAGAATGACGGCTACATAGTAACAGTACAAGGCAAAGGTTCTTTCGTGGCGGCTCAAAACAAAGAACTGCTAAAAGAAATGCGCTTAAAAATTGTTGAAGAAAAATTGGCAGAAGCAGTTGATGCGGGCAGGTCTATTGAGTTGTCTCTCGAGGAAATGCAGAAAATGTTAAAAATACTTTATGAGGAGGTATAG
- a CDS encoding MerR family transcriptional regulator, with product MLIKDVCKKCKMTKKAVEYYEQQGLISPMIEDNGYRNYSDNDISVLKEIGVLRKLDISIADIKNILASTNKATALAKCKYKMDLEVEKSMAKKKCLEQLMKDYNIEQAITYIEEDIEKHFTIKEKLLQAFPGGYGMYLCVHFGQFLNGRIDTEEKERAYNKIVDYLDKIQETEFPKELEEFLQQGLGQKEEADMQRINSSIIDSVNNIDMYLEENKEDIEKYLEFRNSDEYKKSPACKIQQLLLKFQQESGYYDIFIENLKILSDSYREFFEKLQAANKVFVNKYPQLDNIYKV from the coding sequence ATGTTAATTAAAGATGTTTGTAAAAAATGTAAAATGACGAAAAAAGCAGTTGAATATTATGAGCAGCAGGGATTGATTTCTCCAATGATTGAGGATAACGGTTATCGAAATTATAGCGATAATGATATTTCTGTATTAAAAGAAATTGGAGTACTAAGGAAATTAGATATCAGCATTGCTGATATCAAGAATATTCTTGCAAGTACCAATAAAGCCACTGCTCTGGCAAAATGTAAATACAAGATGGATTTAGAAGTTGAAAAATCAATGGCTAAGAAAAAATGTTTAGAACAGTTGATGAAAGATTATAATATTGAGCAAGCAATTACCTATATTGAAGAAGACATTGAGAAGCATTTCACAATTAAAGAAAAACTGTTGCAAGCGTTTCCAGGAGGATATGGAATGTATTTGTGCGTACATTTTGGACAGTTTCTTAATGGGAGAATTGATACTGAGGAAAAAGAAAGGGCATATAATAAAATTGTTGATTATTTGGATAAAATTCAAGAAACAGAATTTCCCAAAGAACTGGAAGAATTTTTGCAGCAGGGTCTTGGACAGAAGGAAGAAGCAGATATGCAGAGAATTAATTCATCTATAATAGATTCAGTAAACAATATAGATATGTATTTAGAAGAAAATAAAGAAGATATTGAGAAATATTTAGAATTCAGAAACTCAGATGAATATAAAAAATCACCTGCCTGTAAAATACAGCAATTATTATTGAAATTTCAGCAAGAGAGCGGATATTACGATATATTTATTGAAAATTTAAAAATATTGAGCGACTCATATCGGGAGTTTTTTGAAAAACTCCAGGCTGCAAATAAAGTATTTGTAAATAAATATCCTCAATTAGATAATATTTATAAGGTATAG